One Lytechinus variegatus isolate NC3 chromosome 14, Lvar_3.0, whole genome shotgun sequence genomic region harbors:
- the LOC121427628 gene encoding hepatoma-derived growth factor-related protein 2-like has product MTTTTAPQTSSDVMVKPPMITRKSRQYQTAVERWSSLRQNSTRSFDRLNLRNKYEEDRLVQKHRDISELSDAQLKELFRIKNEMRVALVDIARSKRQYSSKESEFESRLRCGNQSPIFKMEYRRLRKKQVELGKLCEQLQGPNSKLLASNLTTELKAVDAKATKEAMRGEAKYKSKWLAPLKAMAKAQDSAEGGAVAGTTQEKPAGNDFANLVKLVHKQFKKASISAIKESAQASEIESENTQEPNASIKSVPPDSNPEHPKTATESSKPLESSVPQNESKDEQSRPDSRPPPQGLIPISSAISLLASSPTKSTEEPIAPKRKKRLRKDTDRTLPTVPEGSERATPKTAVPKAPEPPTKPKPRKNKKQKARSVVMKGMHRGTDAHVSRTESAHRRDRMMKKRLSDLATRTKEDIANRRSISPHEEALNSIHQVEVVARLQLARSKVGITLPEMRTEKGRHKTRTSRDQTSISLPPVNVEGRLLRELKEQRRKHKSQSTGLPKLP; this is encoded by the coding sequence ATGACTACGACGACGGCACCACAGACATCAAGTGACGTCATGGTTAAACCGCCGATGATAACTCGGAAATCCAGACAATACCAGACAGCCGTAGAAAGATGGAGCTCCCTTCGCCAGAACAGCACTCGCTCCTTTGATCGCCTCAATCTCAGAAATAAGTACGAGGAGGATCGGCTGGTACAGAAACACAGGGATATCAGTGAGCTGAGCGACGCGCAACTCAAAGAACTGTTCCGTATCAAGAACGAGATGCGCGTAGCTCTTGTCGACATTGCCCGAAGCAAACGGCAGTACAGTAGCAAAGAGTCCGAATTCGAGAGCCGCTTACGTTGTGGGAACCAATCACCGATCTTCAAGATGGAGTACAGAAGGCTAAGAAAGAAACAGGTCGAGTTGGGGAAACTCTGCGAACAGCTGCAAGGCCCGAATTCGAAACTCCTCGCTTCGAATCTCACCACTGAGCTGAAGGCCGTGGACGCGAAAGCAACAAAGGAAGCAATGCGCGGAGAAGCCAAATATAAAAGCAAATGGCTAGCTCCTCTTAAGGCTATGGCCAAAGCACAAGACTCCGCTGAAGGTGGTGCTGTAGCAGGGACAACCCAAGAAAAACCAGCTGGAAATGACTTTGCGAATCTGGTCAAACTGGTACATAAACAATTCAAGAAGGCTTCCATCTCCGCGATCAAAGAGTCTGCCCAAGCGTCAGAAATAGAGAGCGAAAACACACAAGAACCAAACGCATCAATTAAATCCGTGCCGCCTGATTCCAACCCAGAACATCCAAAGACGGCAACGGAATCATCAAAACCTCTTGAAAGTTCCGTGCCGCAAAACGAAAGCAAAGATGAACAGTCACGTCCAGACAGCCGCCCTCCACCACAAGGCTTGATCCCCATATCATCCGCTATCTCCCTTCTGGCAAGCTCCCCAACAAAGAGCACTGAAGAACCAATCGCGCCAAAACGGAAGAAGCGATTACGAAAGGACACTGACAGGACCTTACCCACTGTACCGGAAGGGAGCGAACGCGCGACACCGAAAACGGCGGTACCGAAAGCACCCGAACCTCCAACGAAACCAAAGCCTAGAAAGAACAAAAAGCAgaaagcgcgctcagttgttaTGAAAGGAATGCATAGAGGAACGGATGCACACGTCTCAAGAACAGAGTCAGCTCATCGTAGGGACCGAATGATGAAGAAGCGATTGTCCGACCTAGCAACGAGGACTAAAGAAGACATTGCCAACAGAAGAAGTATCAGTCCCCATGAGGAGGCTCTGAACAGTATCCATCAGGTGGAAGTGGTAGCGCGTCTTCAGCTTGCTCGATCCAAGGTCGGGATCACACTTCCTGAGATGCGAACGGAGAAGGGTAGACACAAAACCCGTACATCAAGAGATCAAACATCCATCAGTCTTCCACCTGTCAACGTAGAGGGCAGGCTATTGAGGGAACTGAAGGAGCAGAGAAGAAAGCACAAAAGTCAATCAACGGGGCTCCCAAAATTACCTTGA